The Caldicellulosiruptor changbaiensis genome has a segment encoding these proteins:
- a CDS encoding response regulator transcription factor: MLYKVLIVEDEVFMREGLKNLIDWRSLGFEIVGEAEDGLSAFEFMKKMQVDVLISDIKIPLLSGLDLIEKVKKELKNPPEVIIISGYADFEYAKKAIQHGVVNYILKPIEEEELVDTLIKVKSKLKKRELIKEGESLLALERSFKETIENSNIKIENGVYVGIVYFKEMSSWLSLYFDERIENILSRIKGCFELLKKEGLMYEFSEIEGKYYVIATSEEDIKKAYQSIKNMVDFATEIVFAFSRKISKRAQFFDAIYEAAYSLNFALFYNQTGITFYSSSLPNSKELLYSKEYDKKLILAIEEDNQNLQKIVEEMMEDIKKGKYQLDFLRTYLSFVVVSISSYFSRIGLNLEDEIEWFSSLRLEFSNVEDIEKSMLKFCEGILNKFRQWKTSLSNGIMSELEKYIKENYNKNLTLKSVAQKFYLNPVYLGQLFKKHYGMYFNSYLQKIRVEEAKRLLMSTNMKIYEISQAVGYNDTDYFIQCFTKFCNMTPNQFRKKYRKV; encoded by the coding sequence ATGCTGTACAAAGTGTTGATAGTTGAAGATGAGGTATTTATGAGAGAAGGGCTAAAAAACCTAATTGACTGGAGATCGCTTGGGTTTGAGATAGTGGGCGAGGCAGAAGATGGTCTTTCTGCTTTTGAGTTTATGAAAAAGATGCAGGTTGACGTGCTCATCAGCGACATCAAGATTCCGCTTTTAAGTGGTCTTGACCTTATAGAGAAGGTAAAAAAGGAGCTAAAAAATCCGCCTGAAGTGATAATCATCAGCGGGTATGCAGATTTTGAGTATGCAAAAAAAGCTATCCAGCATGGTGTTGTAAATTACATATTAAAGCCCATTGAAGAAGAAGAGCTTGTTGATACGCTCATTAAAGTAAAGTCAAAACTTAAGAAAAGGGAGCTAATTAAAGAAGGCGAGAGCTTGCTTGCTCTTGAAAGAAGCTTTAAAGAAACGATAGAAAACAGCAATATCAAGATAGAAAATGGAGTTTATGTTGGAATAGTCTATTTTAAAGAGATGTCGAGCTGGCTTAGTCTTTATTTTGATGAGAGAATAGAAAATATATTGTCAAGGATAAAGGGGTGTTTTGAGCTACTGAAAAAAGAAGGACTTATGTATGAGTTTTCAGAGATTGAAGGCAAGTACTATGTAATTGCAACATCTGAAGAGGACATAAAAAAGGCATATCAGAGCATAAAAAATATGGTTGACTTTGCAACAGAGATTGTATTTGCTTTTTCAAGAAAGATTTCAAAACGAGCTCAGTTTTTTGATGCCATATACGAGGCAGCATACTCTTTAAACTTTGCACTTTTTTATAATCAGACAGGAATTACATTTTATAGTAGCAGCCTGCCCAATTCAAAAGAGCTTTTGTATTCAAAAGAATATGACAAAAAACTTATTTTAGCTATCGAAGAGGATAACCAAAACTTACAAAAGATAGTTGAAGAAATGATGGAAGATATTAAGAAAGGAAAATATCAGCTTGACTTTTTGAGGACGTATTTGAGCTTTGTAGTGGTATCTATAAGCTCTTATTTTAGCAGGATAGGACTCAATTTAGAAGATGAGATAGAGTGGTTTTCAAGCTTGAGGCTGGAATTTTCAAACGTTGAGGATATAGAAAAAAGTATGCTAAAGTTTTGCGAAGGGATACTGAACAAGTTCAGACAGTGGAAAACAAGCCTATCTAACGGTATCATGAGTGAGCTTGAAAAGTATATAAAAGAAAACTATAACAAGAACCTGACGTTAAAATCTGTTGCGCAAAAGTTTTATCTGAATCCTGTGTACTTGGGTCAGCTTTTCAAAAAGCATTATGGGATGTATTTCAACTCTTATTTGCAAAAGATACGCGTTGAAGAGGCAAAAAGGCTTTTGATGTCCACCAATATGAAGATATACGAAATTTCACAGGCAGTTGGGTACAACGACACAGACTATTTTATCCAGTGCTTTACAAAATTTTGCAATATGACGCCCAACCAGTTTAGAAAAAAGTACAGAAAAGTATAA
- the metE gene encoding 5-methyltetrahydropteroyltriglutamate--homocysteine S-methyltransferase — translation MISVVGFPRIGQNRELKRWVESYLDKKISKEELIQNSKNLKKTHWQLQKEYGVDLIPSNDFSFYDTFLDHAMLVGSIPEEYKSVFSDDLELYFALAKGYQDQNIDLKALPMKKWFFTNYHYLVPEITENTKFELSSTKPFDEFVEALSIGIKTKPVIIGALTFLKLSKKSNVDMYDKSFWEKLLDVYIQILRRFEELGSEFVQIDEPILVTDLSTKDIELFESFYRNLLSHKGNLKVLLQTYFGDVRDCFEKIISLDFDAIGLDFIDGKFNLELIKKFGFPQEKFLVAGVVNGRNVFKNNYKNTLELLNMLSSFVDKKNIVISTSCSLLFVPYSLKFETQLDSNKKKFLAFAEEKLKELSELKLLFSQENFTTNNIYFQNIQLFEEMEKNKLSDVSTAVNNLTDDDFERKPCFEERIKLQKEVLNLPQLPTTTIGSFPQTQDVRSARSKLKKGEITFEEYESFIKSKIERVIKLQEEIGLDVLVHGEYERNDMVEFFGENLEGFLITQNGWVQSYGTRCVKPPIIFSDIKRKRPITVEYIKYAQSLTKKPVKGILTGPVTILNWSFVREDIPLKNVAFQLALAIKEEVLELEREGVKIIQIDEAALIEKLPLRRCQHSEYLSWAIKAFRLTCSKVKPQTQIHTHMCYSNFDELLDEIAKMDVDVITFEAAKSDFTLLDSINKSSLKAEVGPGVFDVHSPRIVSKEEMKKLILKMIEKVGKDRLWVNPDCGLKTRKEEEVLPTLQNMVLAVWEVRNNL, via the coding sequence ATGATTTCGGTTGTTGGTTTCCCAAGAATAGGACAGAACAGAGAGCTAAAAAGATGGGTAGAAAGCTATCTTGACAAAAAGATTTCAAAAGAAGAGCTCATCCAAAATTCAAAAAACTTGAAAAAGACTCACTGGCAACTTCAAAAAGAGTATGGTGTTGACCTGATACCATCAAATGATTTTTCGTTCTATGACACTTTTTTAGACCATGCAATGCTTGTAGGTAGCATACCTGAGGAATACAAGTCGGTTTTTTCAGATGATCTTGAACTCTACTTTGCGCTTGCAAAGGGGTATCAAGACCAAAACATTGACCTTAAAGCTTTGCCAATGAAAAAGTGGTTCTTTACAAACTACCATTATCTTGTGCCTGAAATCACTGAAAACACCAAATTTGAACTTTCATCAACAAAACCTTTTGATGAATTTGTCGAAGCACTTTCGATAGGAATCAAGACAAAACCGGTGATAATCGGTGCTCTTACTTTTCTGAAGCTTTCCAAAAAATCGAATGTTGATATGTATGACAAATCTTTTTGGGAAAAGCTACTTGATGTATATATTCAAATACTAAGAAGGTTTGAAGAGTTAGGTAGCGAGTTTGTTCAGATAGATGAGCCAATACTCGTCACAGACTTGAGTACAAAAGATATAGAGCTTTTTGAAAGTTTCTACCGCAATCTTCTTTCTCACAAAGGAAATCTAAAGGTACTTCTTCAGACCTATTTTGGAGATGTCAGAGACTGCTTTGAAAAGATAATCTCCCTTGACTTTGACGCAATTGGACTTGACTTTATTGATGGAAAATTCAATTTAGAGCTCATTAAAAAATTTGGTTTCCCACAGGAAAAGTTCTTGGTTGCTGGAGTTGTAAACGGCAGAAATGTGTTTAAAAACAACTACAAAAATACGCTTGAGCTTTTAAATATGCTCTCCTCCTTTGTTGACAAGAAAAACATTGTAATTTCAACATCATGTTCTTTGCTCTTTGTGCCATACTCCTTGAAGTTTGAAACACAGCTTGACAGCAATAAAAAGAAATTTTTAGCATTTGCCGAAGAGAAGCTAAAAGAGCTGTCTGAGCTAAAGCTCTTGTTCTCACAAGAAAACTTTACTACAAACAATATCTATTTTCAAAACATTCAGCTTTTTGAAGAGATGGAGAAAAATAAGCTATCAGATGTCAGCACAGCTGTAAATAATCTTACAGACGATGACTTTGAAAGAAAACCGTGTTTTGAAGAGAGAATCAAGCTTCAAAAAGAGGTTTTGAATTTGCCACAGCTTCCGACAACAACAATTGGGTCATTCCCACAAACCCAAGATGTAAGGTCCGCTCGAAGCAAACTCAAAAAAGGTGAGATAACATTTGAAGAATATGAAAGCTTTATAAAATCCAAAATTGAAAGGGTAATAAAGCTTCAGGAAGAAATCGGGCTTGATGTGCTCGTCCATGGCGAATATGAGAGAAATGACATGGTAGAGTTTTTTGGTGAAAATTTAGAAGGGTTTTTAATTACTCAAAACGGCTGGGTTCAATCATACGGTACAAGATGCGTAAAACCACCAATTATATTCTCAGACATAAAGAGAAAAAGACCGATTACAGTTGAGTATATAAAATATGCACAGAGCCTAACAAAAAAACCTGTTAAGGGAATTTTGACAGGGCCTGTGACAATCCTTAACTGGTCGTTTGTGCGTGAAGACATACCATTAAAAAATGTTGCTTTTCAGCTTGCTCTTGCAATAAAAGAAGAGGTTTTGGAGCTTGAAAGAGAAGGTGTAAAAATTATTCAGATTGACGAGGCAGCACTGATTGAAAAGCTTCCGCTCAGGCGCTGCCAGCACAGTGAGTATCTATCATGGGCAATAAAGGCATTTAGGCTCACATGTTCAAAGGTAAAACCACAGACGCAAATCCACACGCATATGTGTTACAGCAACTTTGACGAGCTTTTAGACGAAATAGCAAAGATGGATGTGGACGTTATAACTTTTGAGGCAGCTAAATCTGATTTTACCTTGCTTGACAGCATAAACAAAAGCAGTTTAAAAGCTGAGGTAGGTCCTGGCGTGTTTGATGTTCACTCTCCAAGGATTGTATCAAAGGAAGAGATGAAAAAGCTCATTTTAAAGATGATAGAAAAGGTTGGGAAAGACAGGTTGTGGGTAAACCCTGACTGCGGTCTTAAAACCAGAAAAGAAGAAGAAGTTTTGCCTACCTTGCAAAACATGGTTCTGGCAGTGTGGGAAGTCAGAAATAACTTATAA
- a CDS encoding AbrB/MazE/SpoVT family DNA-binding domain-containing protein has translation MVIVEIKKKSQVTIPAQILKKLNLRVGDLLQIEEKDGRIILTPVIAIPKEQAWFYSEKWQREEATVEKEIQEGKLLVANSLEELFDDLGLNDE, from the coding sequence ATGGTGATTGTTGAAATAAAGAAAAAGTCACAGGTGACAATTCCAGCTCAAATTCTGAAGAAGCTAAACTTGCGTGTAGGTGATTTATTACAAATAGAGGAGAAGGATGGTAGGATAATTTTAACGCCTGTAATAGCTATTCCAAAAGAGCAGGCGTGGTTTTACTCTGAGAAGTGGCAAAGAGAAGAAGCAACTGTAGAGAAGGAGATTCAGGAAGGCAAACTCTTGGTGGCTAATTCATTGGAAGAATTATTTGATGATTTGGGGTTGAATGACGAATGA
- a CDS encoding integrase translates to MILIEKTNPYTGGLKLLVYDDNNTKRRRFKRSSEAEREVIEKLSELGYGIRDSKGIGKSASSYCCRGE, encoded by the coding sequence ATGATATTAATTGAAAAGACAAACCCATACACAGGAGGTTTGAAGCTATTGGTCTATGATGATAATAACACAAAGAGAAGAAGATTTAAACGCTCAAGTGAAGCAGAAAGAGAGGTTATAGAAAAGCTTTCAGAATTAGGATATGGTATAAGAGATAGTAAGGGAATTGGGAAAAGTGCAAGTAGTTATTGCTGCAGAGGAGAATGA
- a CDS encoding biotin transporter BioY translates to MSTKSICLVSLFAALTAVGAYIKIPIPYVPFTLQLLFCVLAGLLLGPKLGALSQVVYVATGLIGIPIFAEGGGPLYIFKPTFGYLIGFIVCAYVTGYISHLKQSRNISTNIIGSLIGLFFVYLLGVSYLYVIYNFYLKIPKTISWALYWGFLVCVPGDIFLCIVASIVAKRLKPMLEKVLLINAGYLQEIKE, encoded by the coding sequence GTGAGTACAAAAAGTATTTGCTTAGTTTCTCTCTTTGCAGCTTTGACTGCTGTGGGAGCCTATATAAAAATTCCCATTCCTTATGTACCATTTACTCTTCAGCTTCTGTTTTGTGTATTAGCAGGACTTCTCTTAGGTCCTAAACTTGGAGCACTGTCACAGGTTGTTTATGTAGCAACAGGGCTTATTGGTATTCCAATCTTTGCAGAGGGTGGAGGTCCATTGTATATTTTTAAACCAACCTTTGGTTATCTAATTGGTTTTATCGTTTGTGCATATGTAACTGGCTATATATCGCATTTGAAGCAAAGCAGAAATATAAGTACGAACATAATAGGTTCATTGATTGGCTTGTTTTTTGTATACTTATTAGGGGTTAGTTACCTGTATGTAATTTATAACTTTTACCTAAAAATACCCAAAACCATTAGCTGGGCTTTATACTGGGGATTTTTAGTATGTGTGCCTGGAGATATATTTTTATGCATTGTTGCTTCCATTGTTGCAAAAAGATTAAAACCAATGTTAGAAAAAGTTTTGCTTATAAATGCAGGATATTTACAAGAAATCAAAGAATAG
- the bioD gene encoding dethiobiotin synthase, with the protein MKAVYIIGTDTDVGKTFICAGLCWALKEKGYNIGYFKPVLSGAKRRGKMLIPQDTEFVVNFAKIEGDIYRLTPFIFEKPASPHIAASDENIDINVYQIKQTFEDLSQNYEFVVIEGCGGLAVPLKEEKNQFYMQYQLIKEICNNVILVTTTKLGTINHTLLTVEFAKAYGLCLKGIIVNMYKNEPDEDKVINTIAKFTNIPILAKVDFINDFPSDVDENKFKNVFKKCFDDRAIMKIMGVFEC; encoded by the coding sequence ATGAAGGCTGTTTACATTATTGGAACAGATACTGATGTTGGAAAGACATTTATATGTGCTGGACTCTGTTGGGCTTTAAAGGAAAAAGGATATAACATAGGATATTTCAAGCCAGTACTAAGTGGTGCTAAAAGAAGAGGAAAGATGCTAATACCTCAAGATACAGAATTTGTAGTTAATTTTGCAAAAATAGAGGGGGATATTTACAGACTCACACCATTTATATTTGAAAAACCAGCCTCTCCTCATATAGCCGCAAGTGATGAAAATATAGATATTAATGTTTATCAAATAAAACAAACCTTTGAAGATTTATCACAGAACTACGAATTCGTAGTAATTGAAGGTTGTGGTGGATTGGCAGTGCCACTGAAAGAAGAGAAAAACCAATTTTATATGCAATATCAATTGATAAAAGAAATTTGCAACAATGTTATATTGGTTACAACAACAAAGCTGGGTACAATTAATCACACTCTCTTGACAGTTGAATTTGCAAAAGCTTACGGACTTTGTTTAAAGGGGATCATAGTGAATATGTATAAGAATGAACCTGATGAAGATAAGGTAATAAATACAATAGCAAAGTTTACCAATATTCCAATATTAGCCAAAGTAGACTTTATAAATGATTTTCCAAGTGATGTAGATGAGAATAAATTTAAAAATGTTTTTAAAAAATGCTTTGATGATAGGGCAATAATGAAGATAATGGGGGTTTTTGAATGTTAA
- the bioA gene encoding adenosylmethionine--8-amino-7-oxononanoate transaminase yields MLNEWQQRDLKYIWHPCSQMKDYEELPPIVIERGQGVWLYDVEGNRYLDAISSWWTNLFGHCNKRLNDALKAQADKLEHVIFANFSHKPAIELSQKLVKITPNGLEKVFFSDDGSTSVEVALKMSFQYHQQKGNYTKVKFACFTNSYHGETLGALSVGSIDLYSKIYKPIMKESIKIQGPDCFRCEYHKTRYSCNVECFEEVEKILEKHHKEICAVIIEPIIQCAGGMKIYPPKFLKLLREACTSYDVHLIADEVAVGFGRTGKMFACEHAGITPDFLCLSKGLTAGYMPLAVTLTTQEIFDAFYADYIDLKAFLHSHSYTGNPLACAVALESLKIFEEYNVLKKINEKATYLEELARETFDNHRFVGEYRQFGFIGAIELVEDKATKKEFDWRKRVGYHIYKTALKKGLLIRPLGNVIYFMPPFVIEKDEIDFMVRNTLEAINQFFGL; encoded by the coding sequence ATGTTAAATGAATGGCAACAAAGAGATTTAAAGTATATTTGGCATCCCTGTTCACAAATGAAAGATTATGAAGAGCTACCGCCTATCGTTATAGAAAGGGGCCAGGGAGTATGGCTATACGATGTTGAAGGAAATAGATATCTTGATGCAATTTCTTCATGGTGGACAAATCTTTTTGGACATTGTAATAAAAGATTAAATGATGCTCTCAAAGCTCAAGCAGACAAGTTAGAACATGTAATATTTGCAAACTTTTCACACAAACCAGCTATTGAATTGTCTCAAAAATTAGTTAAAATAACCCCAAATGGATTGGAAAAAGTATTCTTTTCTGATGATGGATCAACGTCTGTCGAAGTTGCTCTTAAGATGAGTTTTCAATATCATCAACAGAAGGGGAATTATACAAAGGTAAAGTTTGCATGTTTTACAAATTCATATCATGGAGAAACCTTAGGGGCATTGTCTGTTGGAAGTATAGATCTGTATTCAAAGATATATAAACCCATTATGAAGGAATCCATAAAAATTCAAGGTCCTGATTGTTTTAGATGTGAATACCACAAAACAAGGTATAGCTGCAATGTAGAATGTTTTGAAGAAGTAGAAAAGATTTTAGAAAAGCACCATAAAGAGATTTGTGCTGTGATAATTGAGCCAATTATCCAATGTGCAGGTGGCATGAAAATTTACCCACCTAAATTTTTAAAGCTATTGCGAGAAGCCTGCACCAGCTATGATGTTCATCTCATTGCAGATGAGGTAGCTGTTGGATTTGGTAGAACAGGAAAGATGTTTGCATGTGAACATGCAGGAATAACTCCAGACTTTTTATGTTTATCAAAAGGTTTGACTGCTGGGTATATGCCATTGGCAGTAACACTTACAACTCAAGAAATTTTTGATGCGTTTTATGCTGACTATATAGACCTAAAAGCTTTTTTGCATAGCCATAGCTACACAGGAAATCCTCTTGCTTGTGCAGTTGCTTTAGAATCATTAAAAATCTTTGAGGAATACAATGTCCTCAAGAAAATAAATGAAAAAGCAACCTACCTTGAGGAGCTTGCTAGAGAAACTTTTGATAACCATAGGTTTGTGGGTGAGTATAGGCAATTTGGATTTATTGGAGCAATTGAGCTTGTTGAAGATAAGGCTACTAAAAAGGAATTTGATTGGAGAAAGAGAGTGGGATATCACATTTATAAAACTGCTTTGAAGAAAGGGTTGCTTATTCGTCCTCTTGGAAATGTAATATATTTTATGCCTCCTTTTGTTATTGAAAAAGATGAAATTGATTTTATGGTTAGGAATACTCTTGAAGCAATAAATCAATTTTTTGGACTGTAG
- the bioB gene encoding biotin synthase BioB, giving the protein MLNFLQSVQFAKEIEKKIIEYEQDIDISEATMLYEIAKHDFDLVKNLADTIKRYYFKNNIELCSIYPAKVGMCTEDCKFCSQSIYHSCKIEIKDVASVDEVIEYLEDIIAFPVKRFSLVTSGGELNDSEFERIIDIISYISKNYDIYLCASLGFLTKERAKKLMLAGVTRYHNNLETSSTYFKNICSTHTQAQKIETLKIAKETGLEICSGGIISMGEDMIERIKLAFELRELEVDSVPINILNPIKGTPFEDMKIMDQNEIFITLALFRIILPRKTILLAGGKENALKDMEKIAYKCGINGCMVGNYLTTQGMGIKEKVEMLESLGLEV; this is encoded by the coding sequence ATGCTAAACTTTCTTCAATCAGTTCAATTTGCAAAAGAAATTGAAAAGAAGATAATAGAATATGAGCAGGATATTGATATTAGTGAAGCAACTATGCTTTACGAAATTGCAAAGCATGACTTTGATCTTGTGAAAAACCTTGCAGATACAATTAAAAGGTATTATTTTAAAAACAATATTGAACTGTGTTCAATTTATCCTGCCAAGGTGGGAATGTGCACAGAAGATTGTAAATTTTGTTCTCAATCTATTTATCATAGTTGCAAGATTGAAATAAAAGACGTGGCATCAGTTGACGAGGTTATAGAATATTTGGAAGATATTATCGCTTTTCCTGTAAAAAGATTTTCCTTAGTCACAAGCGGTGGAGAACTGAACGACTCTGAATTCGAAAGGATTATAGATATTATTTCTTATATTTCAAAAAATTATGATATCTATCTATGTGCTTCTTTAGGTTTTCTCACAAAAGAAAGAGCAAAAAAACTCATGTTAGCAGGGGTTACAAGGTACCACAACAATTTAGAGACATCAAGTACATATTTTAAAAATATATGCTCAACTCATACCCAAGCACAAAAGATTGAGACTTTAAAGATTGCAAAAGAGACAGGCCTTGAAATCTGCAGTGGTGGAATAATTTCAATGGGCGAGGATATGATTGAGAGAATTAAGCTTGCATTTGAACTACGAGAATTAGAGGTTGATTCTGTTCCTATTAATATTTTAAATCCAATAAAAGGCACACCTTTTGAAGATATGAAGATCATGGACCAAAATGAAATTTTTATCACCCTGGCACTATTTAGAATTATACTACCAAGGAAGACCATTCTTCTCGCAGGCGGGAAAGAAAATGCACTAAAGGATATGGAAAAGATAGCATACAAATGTGGTATAAACGGTTGCATGGTAGGAAACTATCTTACAACACAAGGGATGGGAATAAAAGAGAAGGTAGAGATGTTAGAGAGTTTAGGCTTAGAAGTTTAA
- a CDS encoding Veg family protein, translating into MVDKLHLQQIKKDIEALKGEKVLVRANKGRKKMIEVEGILENTYSNIFVVKFPIDRECKQFRCVTYTYSDLITNTVEIILCRTNTKVNVM; encoded by the coding sequence GTGGTTGATAAGCTACACCTTCAGCAGATCAAAAAGGACATTGAGGCCCTCAAAGGCGAAAAAGTACTTGTGCGTGCAAACAAAGGACGCAAAAAAATGATTGAAGTAGAAGGTATCTTGGAGAACACTTATTCAAATATCTTTGTTGTCAAGTTCCCGATTGACAGAGAGTGCAAGCAGTTCAGGTGTGTGACCTATACCTATTCAGACCTCATAACAAATACAGTTGAGATAATTCTTTGTAGGACAAATACAAAGGTAAATGTTATGTAG